Proteins from one Penicillium digitatum chromosome 2, complete sequence genomic window:
- a CDS encoding Mitochondrial AAA ATPase, putative: protein MYSSMHQVRLSVARPCRFVARRRYSAPLSARRFHLSRIWLASPSQEPQDTEAKAPGNFVEDPSLKIENFSDNGTPAPSPSAESAKSITKTYGSAVRRAMRNRKSSQQTSPSTVAVPAWFYEHNKVSHSSKDHPTQSLQQLQITKSGSQQEPEEVQTESQASGGDSEPSASSEPPAAPENRYAVTEESWEELRASAKAGLRLPAAKYAKEPSVKKSHLALHYPGNDGIPFLDAVVKKLAHELATDLVTLNAQDIAQLFSEQDLADVGVTSPIRSLGYDVYRQSVTPSWSELEDPEGDGEDDVTEIAGGPRGMRGDISAPRFITIESSKEAGDIPLPNWLGLKTLLGGSINGQTDPDPGVGASRSGQRTETRWIQLINELLGSAGQSAPSVSVETTVNVETKAGKALPTQDIIVNIQDYRDIQNTREGSKFITLLHKVIQDRRAAGSKILLIGTTSQEIHHSPSQDGAGLLQNVLDDQFSKTLFITPAMSSKDAEKVFSEDRKKRTMDINIRHLQSMLRFRLHEQALPVKDNILSHRAWSLEPSTIKASGIEDRYWSYNQVHWISTLALGCAESNEPLGFEHIHRGIELMDRSDRVTNDWLKEKSPKQQDSEAGQTREQLISSLRKTCNTHEKKLLNGVVDAKSIRTTFNDVHVPPETIDALKTLTSLSLIRPDAFTYGVLATDKIPGLLLYGPPGTGKTLLAKAVARESGATVLEVSGSEVYDMYVGEGEKNVKAIFTLAKKLSPCIVFIDEADAIFCSRTGASSRTSHRELINQFLREWDGMNDLSAFIMVATNRPFDLDDAVLRRLPRRLLVDLPTEEDREAVLKIHLKEEQLEPSVDLAELARRTPLYSGSDLKNLSVAAALACVREENDAAAKHTGDEPYRYPERRILTRAHFERGMEEISASISEDMSSLSAIRKFDEQYGDRKGRRQKSPGWGFIPGVSGDASADSARVRT, encoded by the coding sequence ATGTATTCGTCAATGCATCAAGTCCGGCTGTCGGTTGCACGCCCTTGTCGATTTGTTGCTCGCCGCCGCTATTCCGCACCGTTGTCCGCGCGACGATTCCATCTGTCACGAATATGGCTTGCATCGCCATCCCAAGAGCCCCAAGACACCGAGGCTAAAGCACCAGGGAATTTTGTCGAAGATCCCTCCCTCAAAATCGAGAATTTTTCCGACAATGGCACGCCGGCGCCATCTCCCTCTGCCGAGTCGGCCAAGTCGATCACCAAAACCTATGGATCTGCTGTACGCAGAGCGATGCGAAACCGAAAATCCTCGCAGCAGACTTCCCCGTCAACGGTGGCCGTTCCCGCCTGGTTTTACGAGCACAATAAGGTCTCTCATAGCAGCAAAGACCACCCTACACAATCACTACAACAGCTTCAGATAACCAAGTCAGGATCACAACAGGAACCGGAGGAGGTGCAAACTGAGAGCCAGGCTTCCGGCGGAGATTCCGAACCTTCTGCATCCAGTGAACCACCGGCAGCACCAGAAAATCGGTATGCGGTTACCGAGGAATCATGGGAAGAGCTGCGGGCCTCTGCCAAAGCAGGCTTGCGGTTACCAGCTGCGAAATATGCCAAAGAGCCTTCCGTTAAGAAGTCGCATCTGGCGCTGCACTACCCGGGTAATGATGGCATACCATTCCTAGACGCGGTGGTGAAGAAGCTTGCCCACGAGTTGGCTACTGACCTGGTGACCCTTAATGCCCAGGACATTGCCCAActgttcagcgagcaagatCTCGCAGATGTCGGGGTAACTTCACCCATTCGATCTCTTGGCTATGATGTATATCGGCAATCCGTCACACCTTCTTGGTCAGAACTTGAAGACCCCGAAGGAGATGGCGAGGATGACGTGACTGAAATTGCAGGTGGTCCCCGTGGTATGCGCGGCGATATCAGCGCACCTCGGTTTATCACAATCGAGAGCAGCAAGGAGGCGGGTGATATCCCACTTCCCAACTGGCTTGGCTTGAAAACCCTTCTGGGGGGATCGATTAATGGCCAAACGGATCCGGATCCCGGGGTCGGCGCCTCACGAAGTGGTCAGCGTACTGAAACCCGCTGGATTCAACTAATCAACGAGCTCCTCGGCTCAGCAGGTCAATCAGCACCGTCAGTTTCGGTTGAAACCACAGTAAATGTCGAAACGAAAGCTGGCAAGGCTTTGCCAACTCAAGACATTATCGTGAATATTCAAGACTACCGTGACATTCAAAACACCCGAGAGGGGTCCAAATTCATTACTCTCCTACACAAAGTCATCCAAGATCGGAGAGCGGCAGGATCCAAAATTCTGTTGATCGGAACTACCTCGCAGGAAATCCATCATTCTCCTTCACAAGATGGTGCTGGTTTGCTACAAAACGTCCTCGATGATCAGTTCTCGAAGACCTTGTTCATCACCCCTGCCATGAGCTCAAAAGACGCCGAAAAGGTCTTCTCAGAAGATCGAAAGAAGCGCACCATGGATATCAATATTCGCCACCTGCAGAGCATGCTTCGCTTCCGATTACATGAACAAGCTCTACCTGTAAAAGATAACATCTTGAGTCACCGTGCTTGGTCGCTGGAACCTTCGACCATCAAAGCATCAGGAATCGAGGATCGGTACTGGTCGTACAATCAAGTGCATTGGATTTCTACCCTTGCACTTGGCTGCGCTGAATCCAACGAGCCCCTCGGGTTTGAGCACATCCACCGAGGAATCGAGCTCATGGATAGAAGCGACCGAGTTACGAATGATTGGCTGAAAGAGAAGTCACCCAAGCAGCAAGATTCGGAAGCGGGGCAGACCAGAGAGCAGCTGATCAGCTCTTTACGCAAAACGTGCAACACGCACGAGAAAAAGCTGCTTAACGGTGTCGTTGACGCAAAAAGCATCCGAACCACCTTCAACGATGTGCATGTGCCTCCCGAGACCATCGACGCCCTGAAGACACTAACCTCCCTCTCCCTCATCCGTCCCGATGCATTCACATATGGTGTCCTCGCCACTGACAAGATTCCCGGTCTTCTCTTATACGGACCTCCGGGCACCGGCAAAACGCTCCTCGCCAAAGCCGTAGCCCGCGAGAGCGGAGCAACCGTCCTCGAAGTCAGCGGGTCTGAAGTGTACGACATGTACGTGGGCGAGGGCGAGAAGAACGTGAAAGCGATCTTCACACTTGCCAAGAAGCTTAGTCCCTGCATCGTCTTTATCGACGAAGCAGATGCCATTTTCTGCTCGCGCACCGGAGCCAGCAGCCGCACCTCCCACCGCGAATTGATCAACCAGTTCCTGCGGGAGTGGGACGGCATGAATGACctctcagcattcatcatGGTTGCCACAAACCGACCCTTTGATCTAGACGACGCTGTTCTCCGTCGTCTTCCCCGCCGCCTACTAGTCGATCTACCAACCGAGGAAGACCGCGAAGCAGTTTTGAAAATACACCTAAAAGAGGAACAGCTCGAACCTTCCGTAGACCTTGCTGAACTCGCCCGACGTACGCCGCTGTATTCTGGTTCCGATTTGAAGAATCTGTCGGTGGCTGCTGCACTGGCTTGCGTGCGTGAGGAGAATGACGCAGCGGCTAAGCATACCGGTGACGAGCCATATCGCTACCCGGAGCGCCGTATTCTGACTCGTGCGCATTTCGAGCGTGGAATGGAAGAGATCAGCGCTTCGATCAGTGAGGACATGTCTTCGTTATCAGCGATCCGGAAGTTCGACGAGCAGTACGGTGATCGTAAGGGTCGTCGCCAGAAGAGTCCCGGATGGGGATTCATTCCCGGTGTTAGTGGGGATGCTTCAGCTGATTCGGCGCGAGTTCGGACGTGA
- a CDS encoding Actin-binding, cofilin/tropomyosin type, whose translation MSDPSNISVARECISAFNQLRSGSEATRPRFIIYKISDDYKSIVVEETSTEKDWDMFRLKLWHAADKDGNPAPRYAVYDMEYEVGSEGQQTNTIFVYWTPCCAPIQMCLLYHRSGQNLTKIFDLKASIDADCMEDLEWAIVMKEVIEELGIGTSSVSLKHHA comes from the exons ATGTCG GATCCATCGAA TATTTCCGTCGCACGCGAATGCATATCTGCATTCAACCAGCTCCGATCAGGGTCAGAAGCTACCAGACCGAGGTTCATCATCTACAAGATCTCCGACGACTACAAGAGTATTGTAGTCGAGGAGACATCTACAGAGAAAGATTGGGACATGTTTCGCCTGAAGCTATGGCATGCAGCCGACAAAGATGGGAACCCGGCTCCACGGTATGCTGTCTACGACATGGAATATGAGGTTGGGAGCGAAGGGCAGCA GACCAATACCATTTTCGTCTACTGGACTCCTTGCTGCGCGCCAATCCAG ATGTGCCTGCTATATCATCGCAGTGGGCAAAATTTGACCAAAATCTTTGATCTCAAGGCATCAATTGATGCGGACTGCATGGAAGACCTTGAATGGGCGATTGTCATGAAGGAGGTCATTGAGGAGCTGGGTATAGGAACTTCATCGGTATCGCTAAAGCATCACGCATGA
- a CDS encoding mitochondrial AAA ATPase: MMATGSRDTSVRMAKVFVKEVVRNDWDFDTGVPSPSSADGTLCHNREVCEWRVREFDTPTSELEPQSSDSEQEYDPSAVMSLAPGAAGIERRRKRRRQVDDEMTWNEGLRVWMARRDAWCGAKTRRQIRAEEQKRALAGAQADTTDQSDGVELGENSATSSSGSSQSAMPPARSSEGIGASDLAVRTETSLSVADREKSAELQQRIDMTSGQQDDQEEGLSTAPDEGAKRKASSETNITEPDQKVAANAPTQFASLPAVEDQTEEEKLEEELDEPLCPVAPPFISNDNPVRATINPAIYPSIYTKVVVQGMTPTVPINLAHLTKAMVQGWKSDGQWPPKPAVTSIVLADDASVPKKNTDRPAEETPQGRRKNSITNAVKKVLHFGSHPFHRHSSQDAGTGAGDPTA; this comes from the coding sequence ATGATGGCCACTGGTTCTCGGGACACCTCAGTTCGTATGGCCAAAGTCTTCGTCAAGGAAGTTGTTCGAAATGACTGGGATTTCGACACTGGTGTTCCCTCTCCGTCCTCCGCCGACGGTACCCTTTGCCACAACCGCGAAGTGTGCGAATGGCGAGTTCGAGAGTTCGATACCCCAACTTCGGAACTTGAGCCCCAGAGCTCAGATAGTGAGCAAGAATATGACCCGTCAGCCGTGATGAGCCTTGCCCCCGGGGCGGCGGGCATCGAGCGGCGTCGTAAACGCCGTAGACAAGTGGACGACGAAATGACATGGAACGAAGGGTTACGCGTATGGATGGCCAGGCGTGATGCGTGGTGTGGCGCGAAGACCCGGAGACAGATTCGGGCGGAGGAGCAAAAGCGTGCTTTGGCTGGTGCACAGGCAGACACAACAGATCAGTCCGATGGCGTGGAGCTGGGAGAAAATAGTGCGACTTCGTCGTCTGGTTCGTCCCAATCTGCGATGCCTCCGGCTCGGAGCAGTGAGGGTATTGGCGCCTCTGATCTGGCAGTCCGGACCGAGACGTCGCTTTCCGTCGCGGATCGGGAGAAGAGTGCGGAGCTGCAGCAACGGATAGATATGACCTCTGGTCAGCAAGATGATCAAGAGGAAGGATTGTCTACCGCGCCAGATGAGGGAGCTAAACGGAAGGCCTCTTCAGAGACCAACATCACAGAGCCGGATCAGAAAGTTGCTGCAAATGCGCCTACTCAATTTGCATCTTTGCCCGCCGTGGAAGACCAaacagaagaggagaagctGGAAGAAGAGCTGGATGAACCACTTTGTCCCGTTGCGCCGCCTTTCATTTCCAACGACAACCCAGTTCGCGCAACAATAAATCCCGCCATCTATCCTTCAATTTACACCAAGGTCGTTGTGCAAGGCATGACCCCGACCGTCCCCATAAACCTTGCCCATTTGACCAAAGCTATGGTCCAAGGCTGGAAATCAGACGGGCAGTGGCCGCCAAAGCCAGCCGTGACATCGATTGTTCTGGCCGATGATGCCTCTGTGCCCAAGAAAAACACAGATCGCCCCGCCGAGGAGACACCGCAAGGCAGAAGGAAGAATAGCATTACCAACGCCGTGAAGAAAGTCCTCCACTTTGGATCTCATCCGTTCCATCGCCACAGCAGCCAGGATGCAGGGACTGGAGCCGGGGACCCGACGGCTTAA